A genomic segment from Methanoplanus limicola DSM 2279 encodes:
- a CDS encoding cation:proton antiporter regulatory subunit, translated as MSIRSRDMPGIGKKYELDTDFGDRVSVIQLESGGAQLYVSSKNGESGSAELTLSEAVRVSNVLAGPVLKAEDEGVSMVFSSLSDLPIELHSYTLGSKTAGKCIADLSIRSITGATVVAVRSSGGSILNPSPDFRFREGDSVLVIGEEEQIAAFKKRFL; from the coding sequence ATGAGCATAAGATCACGTGATATGCCCGGCATAGGGAAAAAATATGAACTTGACACCGACTTTGGCGACAGAGTCTCAGTGATACAGCTTGAAAGCGGCGGTGCACAACTGTATGTCTCCTCAAAAAACGGTGAATCCGGTTCTGCTGAATTAACCCTTTCAGAGGCTGTAAGGGTCTCAAATGTCCTTGCCGGACCTGTGCTTAAGGCAGAGGATGAGGGTGTTTCAATGGTCTTCTCATCCCTCTCCGACCTTCCGATAGAACTTCATTCCTACACCCTTGGTTCAAAGACTGCCGGAAAATGCATAGCTGATCTGAGTATACGGAGTATTACCGGAGCTACGGTTGTTGCTGTAAGAAGTTCAGGCGGCAGCATCTTAAATCCCTCCCCTGATTTCAGGTTCAGAGAGGGTGATTCAGTGCTTGTAATCGGGGAGGAAGAACAGATTGCAGCTTTTAAAAAAAGGTTCCTCTGA
- a CDS encoding MerR family transcriptional regulator, whose translation MKEKQLKAADIAKLSGLTENEIRTVTEEFHDIVPCRKLGRVNLYEQNAVSKISDIVRMRNQGLSKDGIYEKFGKKPDKKSTHEKVRERVRKEGSGLPKKSRQPDNPEKPPKISPGAENYTKTNSDRFRRLAESGRERMSGNNTDQIAAQALRTDRVILRIEKLESDISGLKARMEDDRRIIRSHFEAIEKKFDIVSEWIEFFDGDREKIRDGIEGSHLSRKYEFERVRKMTDESLLNHEDELKKVKKEIEILKLPWLKRRKYL comes from the coding sequence ATGAAGGAGAAACAATTAAAGGCGGCAGATATTGCAAAGTTATCCGGACTGACCGAGAATGAGATTAGAACAGTTACTGAGGAGTTCCACGATATTGTTCCCTGCCGGAAATTGGGGAGAGTTAATCTGTATGAACAGAATGCAGTTTCAAAGATCTCCGATATTGTCAGGATGAGAAATCAGGGGCTTTCAAAGGACGGGATATATGAAAAATTTGGTAAGAAGCCGGATAAGAAGAGCACACATGAGAAGGTCAGGGAGAGAGTCAGGAAAGAGGGGAGCGGACTGCCTAAAAAATCCAGGCAGCCGGATAATCCAGAAAAACCTCCAAAAATATCACCAGGTGCTGAAAATTATACAAAGACCAATTCTGACAGATTCAGGAGACTGGCAGAATCCGGAAGAGAGAGAATGTCCGGCAATAATACTGACCAGATCGCCGCACAGGCTCTCAGGACTGACAGGGTAATTCTCCGGATAGAGAAACTGGAATCGGATATTTCCGGTCTGAAAGCCAGAATGGAAGATGACAGGAGGATAATTCGGTCCCATTTTGAGGCGATAGAGAAGAAATTTGATATAGTGTCGGAGTGGATTGAGTTCTTTGACGGTGATAGGGAGAAGATAAGAGACGGAATCGAGGGGAGCCATTTAAGCCGGAAATATGAGTTTGAGAGAGTGAGAAAGATGACTGATGAGAGCCTGTTAAATCATGAAGATGAACTGAAGAAGGTGAAAAAAGAGATTGAGATTCTTAAACTTCCCTGGCTGAAGAGAAGAAAATATCTTTAA
- a CDS encoding protease inhibitor I42 family protein has protein sequence MKITVIMVTGIALALALVAGCTGTSIQWLYEEDNGKTVEVPSGTEIILSLPENPTTGYSWEMNGGGLTAVGDEYYPDKVPEGTVGSGGTHEWKFKAEKTGTYTISGIYKRAWEETATDDKRWQATVEVK, from the coding sequence ATGAAAATAACAGTAATAATGGTCACAGGTATTGCACTGGCCCTTGCACTTGTTGCCGGCTGCACAGGCACATCCATCCAGTGGCTTTATGAAGAGGATAACGGAAAGACAGTAGAAGTTCCGTCAGGTACAGAAATCATATTATCACTGCCGGAAAACCCGACAACAGGGTATTCATGGGAGATGAACGGTGGCGGACTTACAGCAGTCGGGGATGAATATTATCCTGACAAAGTTCCGGAGGGAACTGTCGGCAGCGGCGGCACTCATGAGTGGAAGTTTAAGGCCGAAAAAACCGGTACATACACAATAAGCGGCATCTACAAGAGAGCCTGGGAAGAGACTGCCACAGATGACAAACGCTGGCAGGCAACTGTCGAAGTGAAATAA
- a CDS encoding MFS transporter: protein MKEREQGSWENGRYYTVALALFSLCILIPMMSETMLIAALPVIEHEFSVSGILGAWILPVVLLVGAAFAPFAGTLGDCFGRKKVLCIFLSFYVAGTFMGGFAWDIWSLLFFRFLQGIGIAASPIAYALVSEQFPLHKIPMGIGFLAASYGAGSLTGVLFGAYIIDFFGWRATYYILSPVVAVHLIAVLWLIRPSYETNASGIDWKGTLCLFVSLLSLMISITLLYDSSGAFLWALPAMAICIISGLLFFYIERRADFPAIDLSMLKKPVVIVISATAILVSLITYLLIQTMPFIIQSPTGLMLDARFVGLVMMPGAVADMTASPLAGRWMRRRSAKVPVYLGAFMMLAGCMLYFVLPQSVISLAIIWVLFSGGMGIVATCYMIIMINSVPKERTAGATGLLHSSINIGGMAGPMVAGVFLAAYNASFTIGGEKWVLPTEEAFDLSFGFGIFLTLLILLLVYLICRYSEGKPT from the coding sequence TTGAAGGAGAGAGAACAGGGAAGCTGGGAGAACGGCAGGTATTATACTGTTGCACTGGCTCTCTTCTCTCTTTGTATTCTCATACCCATGATGAGCGAGACTATGCTCATCGCGGCTCTTCCGGTAATTGAGCATGAGTTCTCAGTCTCAGGCATACTTGGCGCATGGATTCTTCCGGTTGTCCTTCTTGTGGGTGCGGCTTTTGCACCGTTTGCAGGGACACTCGGTGATTGTTTCGGCCGGAAGAAGGTGCTCTGCATATTTCTCTCATTTTATGTTGCAGGAACTTTTATGGGTGGTTTTGCGTGGGACATCTGGTCCCTGCTCTTCTTCCGTTTCCTGCAGGGTATAGGAATTGCAGCGTCACCTATCGCCTATGCACTGGTGTCGGAGCAGTTTCCGCTGCACAAAATTCCGATGGGGATTGGCTTTCTTGCGGCCTCTTATGGTGCCGGGTCCCTGACAGGCGTGCTCTTTGGAGCTTATATTATAGACTTTTTCGGCTGGAGGGCTACATATTACATATTATCTCCGGTCGTTGCGGTACATCTTATTGCAGTACTGTGGCTCATCAGACCGTCATACGAGACAAATGCCAGCGGTATAGACTGGAAAGGGACATTATGCCTCTTTGTCTCCCTTCTGTCGCTTATGATCTCGATAACTCTTCTCTATGACAGTAGCGGGGCTTTTCTGTGGGCACTTCCTGCAATGGCCATCTGTATAATCTCCGGACTGCTCTTCTTTTACATTGAAAGAAGAGCAGATTTCCCCGCAATAGACCTCTCAATGCTGAAAAAGCCGGTGGTAATTGTAATTTCTGCAACTGCCATTCTTGTAAGCCTGATCACGTACCTGCTGATTCAGACTATGCCGTTTATTATTCAGAGTCCGACAGGACTTATGCTTGATGCACGGTTTGTCGGGCTTGTGATGATGCCCGGAGCTGTTGCCGATATGACTGCAAGCCCTCTTGCCGGGAGGTGGATGCGAAGAAGGTCTGCAAAGGTTCCGGTTTATCTTGGGGCGTTTATGATGCTGGCCGGATGTATGCTCTACTTTGTGCTGCCGCAGTCAGTAATCTCACTTGCTATCATCTGGGTTCTCTTCTCCGGAGGTATGGGCATTGTTGCAACGTGCTATATGATAATTATGATAAATTCAGTCCCTAAGGAGAGAACAGCCGGGGCTACCGGGCTTTTGCACAGTTCAATCAATATAGGGGGAATGGCAGGGCCGATGGTTGCCGGAGTTTTCCTTGCGGCTTATAATGCCAGCTTCACAATCGGCGGCGAGAAATGGGTTTTACCGACAGAGGAGGCATTTGACCTCTCGTTCGGATTCGGAATTTTCCTGACACTTCTGATACTTCTGCTGGTATATCTGATCTGCCGTTATTCTGAGGGTAAACCAACGTGA
- a CDS encoding universal stress protein, with product MFERTLIPVAKGEKTEEIIKITDTLANLGMNSAVLFNVHEPESIFSKNSYSWFDNMMEELEGAGLPVEAKTGTGHTASAIAEAAMFENADAVYMKTRRKWHIETMLLGSVSRDLLRMTEIPTFVHKVRPNLPEERAGINKEELTVLYATDLGKASYRPLPYVKEFKGALCYILHIRDRRADPYSERRWKEKTDSELRIIEEELRPYYREVVSEQRIGNPATEVINTSERINADIVIMGRKPPTFFSAPMGSTAERIVNELKASIFLVP from the coding sequence ATGTTTGAGAGAACACTTATTCCGGTTGCAAAAGGAGAAAAAACTGAGGAAATTATTAAAATTACAGATACACTCGCAAACCTCGGCATGAATTCAGCAGTTCTTTTCAATGTACATGAACCTGAATCAATATTCAGTAAAAACAGTTATTCCTGGTTTGACAATATGATGGAGGAACTTGAAGGAGCCGGGTTACCCGTTGAGGCAAAAACAGGGACAGGGCATACCGCATCTGCAATTGCAGAGGCTGCAATGTTTGAAAATGCAGATGCAGTCTATATGAAAACCAGGCGGAAGTGGCATATCGAAACTATGCTTCTTGGAAGTGTTTCAAGGGATTTGCTTCGTATGACTGAGATACCTACATTTGTACATAAAGTCCGCCCAAACCTTCCGGAAGAGAGAGCGGGTATAAATAAGGAGGAACTCACTGTTCTTTATGCAACTGATCTTGGAAAGGCATCTTACCGTCCTCTCCCTTACGTTAAAGAATTTAAAGGTGCATTATGCTATATTCTTCATATAAGGGACAGAAGGGCAGATCCGTACTCTGAGAGAAGATGGAAGGAAAAAACCGACAGCGAACTCAGAATAATTGAGGAAGAGCTAAGGCCATATTACAGAGAAGTTGTATCTGAACAGAGAATCGGTAATCCTGCAACTGAAGTCATAAACACTTCTGAACGGATAAATGCTGACATAGTAATTATGGGGAGAAAACCACCCACATTCTTCTCGGCACCTATGGGGAGTACGGCTGAGAGAATAGTGAATGAGCTAAAGGCATCCATTTTCCTTGTTCCCTGA
- a CDS encoding BCCT family transporter, protein MIAEKLKEETVFIISAGLILTFIVLGILYPETLDTLSSGVNTVILDNFSWLYLMSAFFFLIFSLALALSKFGTIKLGNEGDRPHYSFFGWVAMLFAAGMGIGLIFWGVSEPIIHFIHPPPFLESATPGSAEFAMRYSFFHWGIHPWAIYTIVSISIAYFSFRRGMPALISSCFYPLLGERIYGISGKLVDVLAVFATIFGTATSLGFGALQIQSGLTHLYGISSAISVTIGIIIIATALFMASAIIGIEKGVQTLSKINISLAAGLLVFILLLGPAPEVLNIFSSSMGGYINNIVDMSLQSYPFEGDLWSREWTIFYWAWWISWSPFVGLFIAQISRGRTIREFVLTVLTVPPLFTFFWFSVFGGSALLFERDSGISLADTAGGNISTALFLFLENYPFSSLLALLTIFLLMVFFITSADSATVVLSSLTSGGGNYIPVYKKIIWGLSLSAVAIILLFTGGLSSLQTMAITAAFPFLFVMLLLCYNLYVGLSQEMKMREEE, encoded by the coding sequence ATGATAGCTGAAAAACTGAAAGAAGAGACTGTATTTATTATCTCAGCCGGATTAATTTTAACATTTATTGTTCTGGGGATATTATACCCAGAAACACTTGATACGCTCTCATCAGGAGTTAATACTGTAATTCTGGATAATTTCAGCTGGCTTTACCTGATGTCAGCATTTTTCTTTCTGATTTTCTCTCTGGCTCTTGCACTGTCAAAGTTCGGGACAATAAAACTTGGAAATGAAGGCGACAGGCCGCATTACAGTTTCTTTGGATGGGTTGCAATGTTGTTTGCAGCCGGAATGGGTATAGGGCTGATATTCTGGGGAGTATCTGAACCAATAATACATTTCATTCATCCACCGCCGTTTCTGGAATCGGCAACTCCCGGTTCGGCAGAATTTGCTATGAGGTACTCTTTTTTTCACTGGGGAATACACCCATGGGCAATATACACGATAGTCAGCATATCCATCGCCTATTTTTCCTTTAGAAGGGGTATGCCTGCACTTATAAGCTCATGTTTCTACCCTCTGCTCGGAGAGAGGATATATGGAATTTCAGGAAAATTAGTAGATGTTCTGGCAGTTTTTGCAACGATATTCGGCACAGCAACATCACTTGGTTTTGGAGCACTTCAGATTCAAAGCGGTCTGACTCACCTTTATGGGATCTCATCTGCTATATCAGTGACAATCGGGATAATTATTATAGCTACAGCACTTTTTATGGCGTCTGCAATCATAGGTATTGAGAAAGGAGTCCAGACGCTTTCAAAGATAAATATCTCCCTTGCAGCAGGGCTTTTGGTATTTATTCTTCTCCTTGGTCCGGCGCCGGAAGTTCTGAATATATTCTCCTCTTCAATGGGGGGATATATCAACAATATAGTAGATATGAGCCTTCAGTCGTATCCTTTTGAAGGTGATCTCTGGAGCAGGGAGTGGACTATATTTTACTGGGCATGGTGGATATCCTGGTCGCCGTTTGTCGGACTGTTTATTGCTCAGATCTCACGTGGAAGGACAATACGTGAGTTTGTACTTACTGTTCTTACAGTTCCGCCGCTTTTTACATTCTTCTGGTTCTCGGTTTTTGGAGGTTCTGCCCTTCTTTTTGAGAGAGACTCAGGGATTTCACTGGCAGATACGGCGGGCGGGAATATCTCAACTGCACTATTTTTGTTCCTTGAAAATTATCCGTTTTCGTCTCTTCTGGCACTTCTGACGATTTTTCTTCTGATGGTTTTTTTCATTACTTCCGCAGATTCTGCGACCGTTGTCTTAAGTTCACTTACATCCGGAGGAGGCAATTATATTCCGGTTTACAAAAAAATTATCTGGGGCCTCTCGTTATCAGCGGTTGCAATAATCCTGCTTTTCACAGGCGGACTTTCGTCCCTGCAGACTATGGCAATAACTGCGGCATTTCCTTTTCTCTTTGTGATGTTGCTACTCTGCTATAACCTGTATGTAGGTCTTTCACAGGAGATGAAAATGAGGGAAGAGGAGTGA
- a CDS encoding type II toxin-antitoxin system HicB family antitoxin, producing the protein MSGFLIIAEKGDDKYFPYSPGLLGRVANGKTCEEAEENMHGAIAFHTEGLK; encoded by the coding sequence ATGTCCGGATTTTTGATCATTGCTGAGAAGGGGGATGACAAATATTTTCCATATTCACCTGGTCTTTTGGGACGTGTCGCAAACGGAAAAACCTGTGAGGAGGCAGAGGAAAATATGCACGGGGCGATTGCGTTTCATACTGAAGGCTTAAAATAA
- a CDS encoding DUF4276 family protein, whose translation MACIDFFTEEESAKIILDEILPQILPHDIEWNVYSFRGKKDMLGKLLFRLRAYHHTPLAFRKVVVLIDSDHQDCIELKSELEQIAAKAGLPTKTSGCESFRVVNRIVVEELEAWFFGDVQALSSAYSSVPKSLSGRRGYEFPDKIHDPAE comes from the coding sequence GTGGCATGCATTGATTTTTTTACAGAGGAGGAGTCTGCAAAAATTATTCTGGATGAGATCCTGCCTCAGATCCTGCCTCATGATATTGAATGGAATGTTTATTCGTTTCGTGGGAAAAAGGACATGCTTGGAAAGCTGCTATTCCGTCTAAGGGCATATCACCATACCCCTCTCGCTTTTCGTAAGGTTGTGGTCCTGATAGATAGTGATCACCAGGATTGCATTGAGCTTAAATCAGAACTGGAGCAGATTGCAGCCAAAGCAGGCCTCCCTACAAAAACTTCCGGCTGCGAATCTTTCCGTGTCGTTAACCGCATCGTTGTTGAAGAGCTTGAAGCGTGGTTTTTTGGAGATGTGCAGGCATTATCTTCTGCATATTCATCTGTTCCAAAGAGTCTTTCCGGAAGAAGAGGTTATGAATTTCCGGATAAGATTCATGATCCCGCAGAATAA
- a CDS encoding AAA family ATPase, which produces MIMELSVPRIEELTVKNYRALRDLELKSLTLFTVFLGPNGSGKSTIFDVFAFLSECFQSGLKGAWNKRGRFKELRSRGVGKDEKIVIELKYREAKNLPLITYHLEIAEDKKGFPVVSDEWLQWRRGSQGKPFRFLDFHNCEGYVLSGDNPDKSAERVKEILSNQDMLAVSTLGQFAKHPRVSALRKFITDWNLSYLSVNDIRGTPDAGPEERLSASGDNLPNVIQYLSESEPGILNDILQKLSVRVPRLESVKSEFLADGRLCLMIKDAPFKDPVLSKFASDGTLRLLAYLVLLYTPDPPQMIGIEEPENQLHPRLLPGLAEEFRIASARTQIFVTTHSPYFVDSLHPDEVRVLYRDEDGFTRVIRVSDMEAAMAFYEEGGLIGSLWMEGVLTAGDPMENQGMPKRSIQTHLNTE; this is translated from the coding sequence ATGATAATGGAATTATCCGTTCCACGAATTGAGGAACTTACCGTAAAAAATTATCGTGCTTTGCGTGATCTTGAACTGAAATCACTCACTCTATTTACGGTTTTTCTTGGTCCGAACGGGAGCGGCAAATCAACAATCTTTGATGTTTTTGCTTTTTTGTCGGAATGTTTTCAGTCTGGTTTAAAAGGTGCATGGAATAAGCGGGGAAGATTCAAAGAGCTTAGGTCAAGGGGTGTTGGTAAAGATGAAAAAATTGTAATTGAGCTAAAATACCGGGAAGCAAAGAATCTGCCTTTAATTACTTATCATCTGGAAATTGCAGAGGATAAGAAAGGATTTCCGGTTGTCAGCGATGAGTGGCTTCAGTGGAGGCGTGGTTCGCAGGGAAAGCCGTTCAGATTTTTGGATTTTCACAACTGCGAAGGTTACGTACTTAGTGGTGATAATCCCGATAAGTCTGCCGAGCGTGTAAAGGAGATATTATCAAATCAGGATATGCTTGCTGTAAGTACTCTTGGCCAGTTTGCGAAGCATCCACGTGTGAGTGCTCTCCGGAAATTCATTACTGACTGGAATCTCTCTTATCTCTCAGTGAATGATATAAGGGGTACTCCTGATGCAGGGCCTGAGGAGCGTTTGTCTGCCTCGGGTGACAATCTGCCGAATGTTATTCAGTATCTTTCCGAGAGTGAACCTGGGATTTTAAATGATATCCTTCAGAAACTTTCAGTACGCGTTCCGCGTCTGGAGTCTGTAAAGTCGGAGTTTCTGGCGGATGGAAGACTCTGTCTTATGATTAAAGATGCACCCTTTAAGGATCCTGTCCTGTCCAAATTTGCATCAGACGGAACTCTCAGATTACTGGCATATCTGGTTCTTCTGTACACTCCTGATCCTCCTCAGATGATTGGTATTGAAGAACCGGAAAATCAGCTGCACCCGCGTCTTCTTCCCGGTCTTGCAGAAGAATTCAGAATTGCATCAGCCCGTACGCAGATATTTGTGACAACCCATTCTCCGTATTTTGTGGATTCACTGCATCCCGATGAGGTCCGGGTATTATACCGCGATGAAGACGGTTTTACCCGTGTAATTCGTGTTTCTGATATGGAGGCTGCAATGGCATTTTATGAGGAGGGTGGCCTTATTGGCTCCTTGTGGATGGAAGGGGTGTTAACGGCAGGGGACCCAATGGAAAATCAGGGAATGCCTAAAAGATCAATTCAAACTCATCTCAATACGGAGTAA